A DNA window from bacterium contains the following coding sequences:
- a CDS encoding SWIM zinc finger family protein, giving the protein MTEGYVWSDAQIGKWLRHVVNVKQLQERSRGMVVRVMSTSRQAAFCYVQSGSDESVWYSVRVWNDARGLLHTRCSCPWGQHRPKESPECACSHVMAAMEALAGLVGRSLSFWLDMADAERQHRPIVEPRAEVVATSRKVGAADRSMFHSAEARRGKRRL; this is encoded by the coding sequence ATGACTGAGGGATATGTGTGGTCGGACGCGCAGATTGGGAAGTGGCTACGGCACGTGGTAAACGTGAAGCAGCTACAGGAACGGTCGCGCGGAATGGTGGTGCGCGTCATGAGCACGAGCCGGCAGGCAGCGTTTTGCTATGTGCAGAGTGGGTCGGATGAAAGTGTGTGGTATAGCGTGCGCGTGTGGAATGATGCGCGTGGGCTGCTGCATACGCGGTGCAGTTGTCCGTGGGGCCAGCACCGGCCCAAAGAAAGCCCAGAATGCGCGTGCAGCCACGTGATGGCGGCAATGGAAGCGCTGGCGGGGCTGGTGGGGCGCTCACTGAGCTTCTGGTTGGATATGGCGGATGCCGAGCGGCAACACCGGCCCATCGTGGAGCCGCGCGCCGAGGTGGTGGCGACGAGCCGGAAAGTGGGCGCGGCGGATCGGTCGATGTTTCACAGCGCGGAAGCGCGGCGCGGCAAGCGCAGATTATGA
- a CDS encoding GIY-YIG nuclease family protein, whose translation MIGKGKCVYMIHFDRPVGDVSNPHGSAQHYIGYTTDLEARMKEHRAGNGSKLMAAVSAQGIAWRVVVVWPGAGRDWERQLKRRKDTPRWCPICGQQEVPHSEEAILVEKESEDNEQ comes from the coding sequence ATGATCGGCAAGGGCAAGTGCGTGTACATGATACACTTCGACCGGCCTGTGGGCGATGTGAGCAATCCACATGGGAGCGCGCAGCACTACATCGGGTATACGACCGACCTGGAGGCGCGCATGAAGGAGCATCGGGCGGGCAACGGCAGCAAGTTGATGGCTGCGGTGAGCGCGCAAGGCATTGCGTGGCGCGTGGTCGTCGTGTGGCCCGGCGCGGGCCGGGACTGGGAGCGGCAGTTGAAAAGGCGTAAGGATACGCCGCGCTGGTGTCCGATATGCGGGCAGCAAGAAGTGCCGCACAGCGAAGAGGCCATACTTGTGGAAAAGGAGAGCGAGGACAATGAACAGTGA